The genomic window AACCCAAACTGCATGTGGAAATTGAATATTTAAACCTAAACTTGTAGTTTGGTGTTGACCTCTTATGCCCTTTATTTTGTGGTTACCCCTATCTTTGTGACCAAAATCATTCTGACTTTTATGCGGTTGGTGTCATTCTTAAATTTAAACCGGATGCATAGTTTTGTACAAGTAGAATTGTTGTGGGGAGTAGAATGTTGACTTTGAAGTCCCAAGAGAGGTAGAGACACTGATTTTAAAAGCTAAGAATTGTTTACGTGGTATGTAATAAACTTTTGCTGTGTCCTATGTGTCCTTGATGTTTTTGAGGAAGTCATCAAGTGATCGACTCTTCCCATAATGAATAACAAATAAGATGAAACCTTTCAATCATTTAATTAAAAGACCATTTAATAATACTTAttgttaaaataataataataacaaatcatTCTACTTCGAAGTTCTATATCACCATCAATGGACAATTGACcgtgaagaaaacaaggaaaaccaTTAACTTATTCACAAATCATTTAAAATAGTTTAAAGTTGAGACATAGGCGGCAACGGGATTTCTTGTCTTTCATACCATATTGCTGCCCTTCATCACTTACGTCGAAGACATATGAACTATACATCAAATAAATAAAACACAACCTTTCATTTTCTTGGAAACCTTTTTAATTTCCAAAGAATGtcactttctttcttttgttattattttcttgttttcttgcacttttatttaCACTTTAGCTGGTGGGTTTTTCAAGAACCAAATGCGATTAATATCTTTTTTTCACTTCCTTTTTTTGTgatttattttctcattttataAATACTAGTGattcaatttttttctaaaataaatttactaTGGACTTATAAATGATAACTTTATTTGTTCATTCATTTTATCACATGTCCATCTTTAGAAAATCTTGttaaattttttcaaatctttacaGCTTCTTTGAAGGATATATTTTAAGAAACAAAAGATTTAGACATCAAAAGCAACAATTTCATAAACAATCCAAGGAGGAATCAACATTCTAGTGGAattgataattctattttaagtATATAGTGTTATGTATAATCTGTTTATACCATTTATATATTAAGTTTGACCTCGGATTAAAAAACTTTTAATCAccaaaataatgaaataaaactTCTTAATTATGAATTATCACAAGAAGAAATTCATTATAATTATAATTCACATGacattatttttttctaagaATATATTCATTTCATTTGAGAGTCAAATTATTTCAAGTCAATCTATTTTATAAGCATGCGGCTTATTATAGAGTAGACTATGTCCAATTGTCCACAAAGTAAATCCAGCCTCATTCCACTGACTTCGATTAGTTTAGGTGCCTATTTGTTTGAtatattcaattttaatttaataaaaaattaaaatatttttttaaacataCTCAAATATGACAATGTGtttaatcttatttttctcaaaagtGATAAAAAATACTTTCTCTCAATAAAAAAGACTCTACAACTAGGGGTGTTCAAGACCTAACCCGGCTCGAAATCTGGCCCGAATCCGAGACATATTTTATTGAGTTCGGACTTTCATTTCTTACCCAGTGTTGTTTTCGGGTTGGACTCGGGTTTCGCTTTGGGTCGCCTGGGCCGACCCGAagttattttttacaaaaaaaaatatttgaattaattAGTAATGTTATATTATACTTTTatgttaataaaatattaaaatattattataatggagagtgctaggtaaacaatgactatcttgaacaacatgaacaaccaccaattaaataaaaacacactacacctctaaattacccacctaaatcttaatattaaaataatcatccgtaCACCTAGTAAAAttaacatccgatatatctattattcATATTGTTTAATATCTTCACTGTCTACCTTTATTTTTCCTATTATAATTTATCTATACGAATTTTCCAGTTGTCTGGCTTCTTTGACCGTAATATTACCctatttttatatcttttcaaTATTTCATTGCCAAAACAAAAGAGCATGTTAAACTTGAAACTTCAACTTGAAACTTCAACTTGAAACAGCAAGGTGGGCTTGATTATTGGAAATTTGGAATGTTCCCTTNNNNNNNNNNNNNNNNNNNNNNNNNNNNNNNNNNNNNNNNNNNNNNNNNNNNNNNNNNNNNNNNNNNNNNNNNNNNNNNNNNNNNNNNNNNNNNNNNNNNNNNNNNNNNNNNNNNNNNNNNNNNNNNNNNNNNNNNNNNNNNNNNNNNNNNNNNNNNNNNNNNNNNNNNNNNNNNNNNNNNNNNNNNNNNNNNNNNNNNNNNNNNNNNNNNNNNNNNNNNNNNNNNNNNNNNNNNNNNNNNNNNNNNNNNNNNNNNNNNNNNNNNNNNNNNNNNNNNNNNNNNNNNNNNNNNNNNNNNNNATCcacatataaataaataaataataattttttaatttaaaaaaaatggaatAGAAGAAACGCAAGTCAGTAACCAAACACGGGATAACACAGGAACGCGTTGGCATAGTAATACTAAGGACCATTGCGGTGGCGGCTACGTAACTTAGTCCTCGTCGTAACATTATTACATAACATAACATAACATACAATACATATTCCAATGTCAAAAATTACACATAGAAAACGTCCCATAATTGAGTAACAGATGGCACCACATAAATAACTTAATTATTAGTGATTAGAGATGCTTCCAATGGGGGCGTGTTGTCTTGTGTGATATAAATAATGGTTCCTTGTAACCAAAAGTAACACAACATAATCTTCTACAGGTTTCTGAAACGAGCGCTTAACGGTTTCCTTCTTTATTGGCCAATTTTATTTAGTTGCTTTCATAGGAAGCTGTTATTCTTTCTggaacaaaagaagaagaaagaagaaagaagaaattgaACAAAAGGGTTAAGAGTATAAAGAACTAGCCGGAGACTCTTCTATTCAGTGGTCTCCGAAGCCATCATCAACTTGTTGTGTATGGCAGCTGCTCCTCCATTAAATTGTGGGGGAGAGATTTTGATTTCTATCAAACTTTCCTTATTTATATACTATCTCTGAACATTTTGGAGATTCTTTTGTCCTTTAACTTCTTTTCTTATCCCTCATATATTGGGTCAGCAGATCCTTATTTGATTGAGTCATTATTTGTGATCACAGAGATTTTGATCAGAACATAAGTTTGTTGCTGACACTTTCACTGCTACAACTTGTCTTTCAAGCTTTCTCATCAACACCATAAAGCAAGGAACAGATTCTGTAAATTGTtcatcttttcaaatattttgttATCAAGGaatttttcttttgctatttacTCCCCCAAAAAGAATGAAAAGCTCAACTAGTCAATACCCTGTAAATTCTGTTTCCAAGCTTTTCAATGCTCAACTCCATTTTGTTCGGTTTCTTACCTATATCTTGATTCTGGGGTTTGGTGTCACCATTGGAGTCATCTTTAGTTTCTACCTTAAAGACTGCACCTTTAGTCTCCAATTCACTCAGTTATCAGTCTCAGCCTTACCCCGAAAAGCGTCTATGCAGCCGCCGCCGCCACCACCACCGATCACGGAAACACAGACGTCCAATCACAGCCATGTAGGATTAAAGGAGTTCCTTAAGCCTCCTCCAATCATGCATGACATGGATGATAAGGAGCTTATGTGGAGGGCTTCAATGAGTGCAAAGATCCCTGAGTACCCCTTTGATAGAGTTCCAAAGGTGGCATTCATGTTCTTGACAAGGGGTCCTTTGTTCTTTGCACCTTTGTGGGAACAATTCTTCAAAGGGCATGAAGGGTATTACTCAATATACGTGCACTCCAATCCATCTTTCAATGCTTCACAACCTGAGAAGAATTCAGTGTTTCATGGCCGCAGAATTCCCGGCAAGGTTAGTTAGTAGTACTTTGTTACGTTGTTTACCTATTTGCCTTCATCTGAATTATTAATGTTGATTAGATTATCGAAATCAAACCATAGGATAGTCTCTGTTGTCCTGTGCAAATTGTCTTGTTATGTTTGTTGCTATGCAAACTGCTTATTCTAATGAAAACAGTTAAAGGGAAACCTATTAAAACGGAAAGGAGACAATAAAATAGGAAATACAACATATTGCGGACTAATGGTAATGATTTATAGAAAGATAAATCGATAATTATGGGTAGGGAAAacggtaaaataaaataaagttttatcACTAGCTTAAGTTATGGGTATGGTATGGTATGGTCGCATTCACCAGTCATGGGCCTCTCTTGACTTATTTGGTACATTTAATTTCAACTGTACGAAGGTTGAtacatttaattattttgaatACATTGATTGCTACAAAGGCATATCCCATTTGCATGAATGTGAGACCCTAACTGAGGCATTCCCTTTGACTGATATTTCATTATTCACAACCAGAAACCTTCACTAGTTAATAATATCTGTTATGACATGAATGCAGGAAGTGCAATGGGGGAATGTGAACATGGTTGAAGCAGAGCGTCGCCTTCTGGCAAACGCACTCCTTGATGTCTCAAACCAAAGATTCGTTCTCTTATCGGAATCATGCATACCAATCTTCAACTTCACAACCGTCTACTCATACTTAATGAACTCAACACAAAACTATGTCATGGCCTATGATGAGAACAGTCCGGTGGGTCGCGGGCGATATAGCATCCGGATGCTGCCGGACGTGAGCCTTAGGCAATGGAGAAAAGGGTCCCAATGGTTTGAGATGGACAGAGAGCTTGCACTTGAAGTGGTATCAGACAGAAAGTACTTCCCAATTTTTCAGCAATATTGCAGAGGTTCATGTTATGCAGACGAACATTACTTGCCAACATATGTGAGCATCAATTTTTGGGAAGGGAACTCTAATAGGAGTTTGACCTTTGTTGACTGGTCAAGGGGTGGTCCACACCCAGCAACGTTCATGAGATCTGAGGTCACTGTGGAGTTCTTGGAGAAGCTAAGGAGCAAGAGATGCCAGTATAATGGGAACAGCACAAATGTTTGTTTTCTGTTTGCTAGGAAGTTCTTGCCTAATACTTTGTCAAGGCTTCTCAACCTTGCACCTGAGGTCATGCACTTCTAATCCTCCTACCTTAGCTGCAAATACACCACTTATAACTAAAACTTCATTATTTAATTCATTCTTTTTCATCTTGTAAACTACTTatttttttaatagttaattATAAGATATAGAGCTATGGCTATGCTAGCTGTCTATTGGGTCTTGTGTGTCTCTTATTGCTGGTCGCAAATGACATCACAAACTCAAGTCTAATTTAATTTTGCTAATCAAAGAAGAAATGATTTTCTTTGAGGGTCCATTTCGGACAACATCACCCATAATTAAGCTGTCCTAATGAAATGTCTTTCCATCAAAACATGGCAAGGTATGATTTGATTTTCTTCGGGAAACCCAATTGGACAATGTCAACCAGTATCAAACTGACCCAAGAATGCCTTCACCAACCAATGCCTAAACATACTAGTCAACGAATTCTAGAAAGGGAAAATTTTCACCTTGTAAATCAGAGTCCCATTTTTTACTCTATAAACCCACATCGCATTCACATGCTGTAATTTGAGGACACCCTTGATCGAAAATTTAACTCGGAATTCAGGTGAGTGAGTCAAAGGGCtagaagggaaaaaaaaaaaagataaaaaaacccAATGATCTGATTTACAACGCTACCTAAGGTTTATTATTCACTGACTAGCTCCACATGCATCTTCGGAGACGGAAGGTGACTCAGACACAGAGTCCAACGTGTCATGACACGGTGACACCTGGACCCCACGCAACTCCTCGATCATCTTGACCACGTGGCTCATGCTAGGCCGTTGATCAGGTGCAGGGGCAGTGCACGCCATAGCAACCTGCAACAGCCCAACCATCTCCTCTTCAATGTCCTTGTACCTCATCAGCTCCAAATCAAATACCTCAGCGGTCCATTCCTCCCTCACAACGGACTGGACCCACCTTGGCAGGTCCACCGCGGGCGCACCAGCACCCTCCACCGCCGAGGGGCACTTCCCCGTCAGCAACTCAAGCAAGAATACACCGAACGAGTACACGTCAGACTTTTGGGACTGTTTTCGACCGTCAGATGACACCTCGGGAGCACGATAGCCGTTGGATCTGACACCAGATGTTGATGGGCCTGGGCCCGCGAACACGGAGAGCCCAAAATCTGATACCCGGGCGTTTCCCTGCTTGTCTAAGAGAATGTTGGTGGATTTGATGTTTCCGTGGTTGAGCCTGAGGGACTTACACGAGTTGTGAATGAAGGCCACGCCACGCGCCGCTCCAGCTGCTATCTTGAGCCGAGTGGTCCAGTCCAGTGGGGTTCTCCCCGGTCCTCGGTTCCCTGTTTCACGGACAACCAAGTTAAATTACCATTTTGCCACTTTTATTTTCCAACGCACTTATTTAGCCATGTTCATTATCATTGATGCGGTAAACGACGAGAGGAGAAAGGCCAAATGTGGTTCTGCAAAAGAACATAAAGCTAACGAGGCTGAACTAAAATAAAGACACCActtgtattcttttttttttttttaaatttaaagtaaTTGAATAAAGCCGGTGTCTTAGTCCTAGGCGATGCAGAGTGTGTTTTGTTTTGCATAATGCAACACAAATATACAATAGTTCCCTATTCAAACGTGGTTATGATTGTGAAGGAATACTGTTTATTCAGCTCAACAGTTACTTTTGTCTTCAATGGTTTGGGAAGGGAATGCATTAAAAAATACTATTATTATGGGCATGGAATATTATCATACTATTACAGTGTTTGTTAGAAAAGAAAGTACTCATAACAAAATATCACATGGTATGAGTGAGTGGTCCTACTTCAAATTTTGGAGGAGCCTCAAAATGGACCCCCCCCCCCTCTTCCCGGCGGGGAATTAAAGATAAAGCAGCGTTGTGGCTTTGATGCATATAGGTAACCTTTGATTGTATAATATCATAATTTATCAATGTATAATTAGATGCATGGCGCCCTCTCTCTTTTGGGGGTATCTTCCTATCTTTATCTTGCCAGAAAATGAAAGCAAagaatttgaattgaattgactTTATTCGCTTTGAAGGGCAAGTAAAGAACAAAAATGAATCTCATGTGACCCactaaaaatggaaggaaaagaaaGCATGACGTACCATGAAGGAGCCAGAACAAGCTTCCATTGGGCATGTAATCGTAGACCAACAACTTCTCATCTCTGGCAAAATAGTAAGCCCTCAAGCTCACGATATTCTGATGCCTCAACCTTCCAAGAAGCTCCATGTGCTGCTCGAACTCTCTCTTCCCTCCAATCTGCGCATCTTTCAGCCTCTTCACCGCAACAACGTTCCCATCATCAAGAACCGCTTTGTACGCCGTTCCGAACCCACCTTTTCCCAGCATCTCAGCAGACGCTCGAAGCAAGTCCTCCAATTCGAACCTCTTCTCGCCTTCGAAGAACACCATTTTCCCCCTCTCAaaccctcctcctcctccttgtgCAGGGTACGGACTCGAAGAATACACAATCTTCTCGCTCTCGAAAAGCTTTGACCCTTTCCCTTCCTTCAACTTCGCCGAGTAGTTCCTCCAGAAGTAGCAATATAGAAGCAATGACACAATGCCCAGTACCAATACATCGCCCACAATTATGGCTATTAGAGCCACCGGGCTTATCTTCGAACCTCCGTTTCTATGTGTTTTCGATGTTTTTGGAGCTGCTCCACCGTCGTTTGCTGGCATTGAACTCGGGGAAGATGACACTGTTGTTGTGGCGCCGCCACGTGGCACCACTGGGGACGCAATGGCGCCCTCGGATCCGGGTTTTGTAGGGTCAGGCACCACTCCGGTGCAGTTCTGAATCGGGGCTCCGCATAGAGAAGGGTTTTGCCCGAACGAGGATACGGGGAAAGCCGAGAGCGACTTCGGTATCTCGCCGGAGAGGAGGTTCCCGGAGACGTTGAAGTCTTGCAGGTTTGGGAGGTTGACGCCAGGAATGTAGCCAGAGAAACGGTTCTCCTCGAGACGGAGAGTGAGAAGGTGGGCTAAGTGGTTGACTGTCGCCGGAATCTCGCCGGAGAGGTTATTGTGGGACAGATCGAGACGATAGAGGCGGAAGAGAGAGGTCACTGTGGCTGGAAAGTCACCGGAGAAGTGGTTGTAAGAGAGGAAGAGAAGCTTGAGGGCGGTGAAGTTAGAGAGAGAAGGAAGGGTTCCAGAGAAACGGTTTCGCTTGAGGCTGAGAACTCGCAGTTGAGTGAGTGAAGTTAATGGTTGAATGGAACCTTGGAGGTCGAGGTTCTCCAGAACGAGTCGCGTGACTCGGTTGTTGATGCAGGAGACACCGTCCCAGCTGCACAGGTTGGTGCTGTTGTTCCAACTCGTTAACTTCTCCGACGCGTCTGAACCAGCTTTGAAGGCCAAAAGAGCCTCTTTATCTTGGCTGGTAGAGCCGCTAACCAGAAGATGCATGTGAAAAACCAGAGAGAGGAACAAGGCAGCGTGAGCAACGAGGTGACTTGTTGCCGCCATTGTCGCTCTGCagaacgagagagagagagagagagagaaagagagagagagagagagccagTGAAGAAGAGTGAGTGTGTGTGTGCGCGAGTAATGAAGTGTATTAAGCTCACCCTAATTAATGTGAAAATAAAAGGGCTTAACGGTAATGACGGTCGATAATAATTTGGCATCCTGCAGCGTAAGGTTTTACGAGAGGGAGCGTTACTGCGCGTCTATAATAAAGACCCTACTACTAACTAGttaggggtggcaacggggctGGTAGGGGNNNNNNNNNNNNNNNNNNNNNNNNNAAGTAAAAATTTAtatatgatataatattattaatcattttactaattattttatatatattacgtatattatatattaaaaatatatatatttactagTAGACATTAGACAGTAGTATCCTACTTTACTGCTATGTTGATTTTAAAAGACGTTTCTGCCCTCGGTTTCCTTTGACATGAATGCAAATGCCTTTAACACCTTGTCAATTATGGCTCTCATTTTAAGGATTAGTTGGAGCTTGAATTTTATGGACCGTTTGATTTATGTATTGGCTTTTTATGACTGACATTTCCTCTTGCTTCAATTATAGAGCACCAATCATCTTCATTTTGCTCTttactaggggtgtgcatggtccgGTCCGACCCGAAGATTCGATCCGGTTCCGAACACTTTagaggctaatttggtgtgatttcatcaaGTTTAGGGTCGGATAAGGGTCTTAAAAATAAACTCGGTCATTATTTCGGATTGGGTTCGggtcatagctcgggtcacccgaaatcggcctGGTGGCCCGATCATCatatacaattaatattttgtgttattagtgatggatgatgactattattatgtggaatttaagtattgtaaaccttaatattttatattattagtcattatatataagactataagttaatgttttatgtttaaaatgtatAAGATTTTAGATTAATGCATaatcttgtgttatttgtattgatttaaatatttggtgttattaggcaatattagtattgattgtggttatgctttaattttagagaagagttggttcttgttatatttttttaagtgaattttgtcATGTCAAATAatagttggagtcttggaaatttgaatatttttacatgttaacttacaagaaggtatcaaggtaatataatgttaatggcccgattttcacccggtttttacccgatataatcgtggcccgaaagtgtatagattTCATCAGATCTAGGGTCAGGTTTGGATCTAACAAATAAACTCGGTATATATTTCGGATCGAGTCTGAATCACCTCAAATTCAGTTTTACCTGACCCATACACACCTCTATTCTCTACCTTGCTTCCACATGTTGTCTCATTTTATAAATTACGCATTGTAGATTGGTGTTGTCTTCTCAATTCTCATGTTGCTAATTtccaatatattaaaaaaatcacAATAGCAAGAAATTATTTGTGATTCCGTAACTAATATCCAATGGCTTGAATTAGTTAAAgcaaatatgtatatatatggtcAAAGCTAGTGGTGATCGCTGATATTAATCCCACTTGGTTGGGAGGCAATAATGTCAACTCACTACCAGAGTAACATTGGCAGTATATAATAAGGTAATAATGGGaataaacaacaataaaattTGAGTAGGAAGTTGTGAATTTCATTTATAATATTCAATAAGCTCAGTACCCAGCAGATATCAATAACGCCCTGTTAAATGTTACTATTTATTAAATTCACTATAGCTGGAAGTGTATAGTTAAATATTTGTTGGCAGTTAGAGAATAGAGATCACAACTGGGATCAGACAATAACTTCTTCTAAACACAAACTAGTCCTTATATTGAGATTGTAGATTCCAATCTAACAAATTTCACGGCCCCCAATAGTTCTCAAAGCACCGTTTAGCAAATTAAATGGCTATGTATTTTCTAAATGTTATAAGAGGATAGCTGGATCATGCAAGGACAAGTGTGATTCTGTGAAAGCAAGAAGGACACAAGGATATCTCCACTCTCCCAAAAACATTAGCAGAGCAAATTCGGCTAGTGGGTGAGCAAAACACAAAAGCAATAGCAGCAGGAAAATGGAGCAAAATGAAAAAGGAGAGCATgccaaggaagaaagaaaaataaaggacaGCAGAGGTAGTGGAGCATGATGAAGAAGGACTACATGCTAGCTGTGACAGCTCCAACGGGCAGCAAGGACATGCAAAAGTAAGAAGCAAATTGGAGAGCAAGCTGAAGATATAAAACAGACCTCACTTCAACATTTGAAATCAAGTAAAAGAGAGTGATACAAGAGCATCATCTCAACATACTTGAGCTGAATTCTTTTCCTTCAATTTGTGCTTCATTTCAGATTTTCTTTGCTATGGCTATCTAATGTCATCTTTCTGTGTTTGAGAAAAAGGCTTATGAATGTGAGTTGAAAAAGCCACGAGAGAAGAGGCAAGAGAGATGCATGAAAAAGTCAAGAAATGTTTCTGTATCATATGGTTTTGTTGAACTAAGGTTTAGTTCCCCTTACCAAGTTGGGATAGCACTTGGTGGTAGATTGAATATGCGGGTTCCCCTTGCCAAGTTGGGATAGCACTTGGTGTTTTTGAATCTGGTTAGGTTCCCCTTCTAAGTTGGGACAGCACTTGGGTTGCTAGGCTTTGGGGTAAAAAGCTTAGTGGAAGATACTAGATGAATTGGATTGTAATTCATTagtattggtgtttgtaatctgtttgattatagtgaaaattctaccatggctgtggtggagactggatgtaggtttcATGGCACTTAgaaaccgaaccaggatacatgctggcctCTATCTC from Arachis ipaensis cultivar K30076 chromosome B09, Araip1.1, whole genome shotgun sequence includes these protein-coding regions:
- the LOC107618116 gene encoding uncharacterized protein LOC107618116; the protein is MKSSTSQYPVNSVSKLFNAQLHFVRFLTYILILGFGVTIGVIFSFYLKDCTFSLQFTQLSVSALPRKASMQPPPPPPPITETQTSNHSHVGLKEFLKPPPIMHDMDDKELMWRASMSAKIPEYPFDRVPKVAFMFLTRGPLFFAPLWEQFFKGHEGYYSIYVHSNPSFNASQPEKNSVFHGRRIPGKEVQWGNVNMVEAERRLLANALLDVSNQRFVLLSESCIPIFNFTTVYSYLMNSTQNYVMAYDENSPVGRGRYSIRMLPDVSLRQWRKGSQWFEMDRELALEVVSDRKYFPIFQQYCRGSCYADEHYLPTYVSINFWEGNSNRSLTFVDWSRGGPHPATFMRSEVTVEFLEKLRSKRCQYNGNSTNVCFLFARKFLPNTLSRLLNLAPEVMHF
- the LOC107618115 gene encoding probable leucine-rich repeat receptor-like protein kinase At1g68400, which encodes MAATSHLVAHAALFLSLVFHMHLLVSGSTSQDKEALLAFKAGSDASEKLTSWNNSTNLCSWDGVSCINNRVTRLVLENLDLQGSIQPLTSLTQLRVLSLKRNRFSGTLPSLSNFTALKLLFLSYNHFSGDFPATVTSLFRLYRLDLSHNNLSGEIPATVNHLAHLLTLRLEENRFSGYIPGVNLPNLQDFNVSGNLLSGEIPKSLSAFPVSSFGQNPSLCGAPIQNCTGVVPDPTKPGSEGAIASPVVPRGGATTTVSSSPSSMPANDGGAAPKTSKTHRNGGSKISPVALIAIIVGDVLVLGIVSLLLYCYFWRNYSAKLKEGKGSKLFESEKIVYSSSPYPAQGGGGGFERGKMVFFEGEKRFELEDLLRASAEMLGKGGFGTAYKAVLDDGNVVAVKRLKDAQIGGKREFEQHMELLGRLRHQNIVSLRAYYFARDEKLLVYDYMPNGSLFWLLHGNRGPGRTPLDWTTRLKIAAGAARGVAFIHNSCKSLRLNHGNIKSTNILLDKQGNARVSDFGLSVFAGPGPSTSGVRSNGYRAPEVSSDGRKQSQKSDVYSFGVFLLELLTGKCPSAVEGAGAPAVDLPRWVQSVVREEWTAEVFDLELMRYKDIEEEMVGLLQVAMACTAPAPDQRPSMSHVVKMIEELRGVQVSPCHDTLDSVSESPSVSEDACGASQ